In one Elusimicrobiales bacterium genomic region, the following are encoded:
- the coaD gene encoding pantetheine-phosphate adenylyltransferase, whose product MRRKIAVYPGSFDPVTNGHMDIIRRASGIFSEIAVAVLVNPHKTALFDRAERMDMLQRAVTPWPNVRVDAFSGLLVDYMRANGITVAIRGLRAVSDLEYEFQLAHTNRILYPEMETVFLMPGENYVYLTSSTVREVASLGGSLDSCVPAHVAQALKNKFAKCY is encoded by the coding sequence ATGCGCCGGAAAATAGCGGTATACCCAGGAAGTTTCGACCCTGTTACAAACGGCCACATGGACATTATCCGCCGCGCAAGCGGCATTTTCAGCGAGATAGCGGTGGCCGTGCTTGTCAACCCCCACAAAACCGCGCTTTTCGACCGGGCCGAGCGGATGGACATGCTGCAACGCGCCGTCACGCCCTGGCCGAACGTGCGGGTGGACGCTTTCTCCGGCCTGCTGGTGGATTACATGCGCGCCAACGGTATAACCGTGGCGATAAGAGGCCTGCGCGCCGTCTCGGACCTGGAATACGAATTCCAGCTCGCCCACACCAACCGCATTCTCTACCCGGAGATGGAAACCGTTTTCCTGATGCCGGGCGAAAACTACGTATACCTTACCTCCTCCACGGTGCGCGAGGTGGCCTCGCTTGGCGGCTCGCTGGACAGTTGCGTGCCCGCCCATGTCGCGCAGGCGCTAAAAAACAAATTTGCAAAATGTTATTGA
- a CDS encoding 4Fe-4S binding protein, translated as MARPARALGEVIRNLLKKPATVLYPFVKTKIQDKFRGKILFTPEQCIGCKLCMKDCPAKAINIIQVETASAPAAAPAPGEAPKPAPRKFRCEIDLGRCIYCAQCVDSCPKKALHSSQEFELAGIDRDALKYDERPK; from the coding sequence ATGGCAAGACCGGCAAGGGCTTTGGGCGAAGTAATTCGCAATCTGCTGAAAAAACCGGCGACGGTGCTCTACCCCTTCGTCAAAACCAAAATCCAGGACAAGTTCCGCGGCAAAATACTTTTCACGCCGGAGCAGTGCATCGGCTGCAAGCTGTGCATGAAGGATTGCCCCGCCAAAGCCATCAATATCATACAGGTTGAAACGGCCTCCGCGCCCGCAGCCGCTCCGGCTCCCGGCGAGGCCCCCAAGCCCGCGCCGCGCAAATTCCGCTGCGAGATAGACCTGGGCCGCTGCATCTACTGCGCCCAGTGCGTTGACAGCTGTCCCAAGAAAGCTTTACATTCCTCACAGGAATTCGAGCTTGCCGGCATAGACCGCGACGCCCTCAAATACGACGAACGCCCCAAATAA
- a CDS encoding complex I subunit 1 family protein codes for MDIAYPLFAVAVFPGLLFLSTAGLFMEWADRKLYALMQNRVGPPWYQPTADFIKLLAKEVVVPDASDKRMFLSLPLFAVAAVAASSVMLPVWGTRAAFAFQGDLIAVIYLLTIPTVTFFLAGWSSTSPYAAIGSMRVLTQLFAYEVPMMLAVIGPAVLAGTLSITEIAAFYTDHPALMLVNIPGLLIALIALQGKLERVPFDIPHGETEIVGGAFTEYSGRLLAFMLLATDMEMVVGAALVSAVFLGGALGLGGFGGFVVFALKAGLVVVFLATMKALMARIRIEQMIKFCWQILAPAALIQLLLDIIAKGLL; via the coding sequence ATGGACATAGCGTATCCTTTGTTCGCGGTGGCGGTGTTTCCGGGACTGCTGTTTCTGTCAACGGCGGGGTTGTTCATGGAATGGGCGGACCGCAAACTCTACGCCCTGATGCAGAACCGCGTAGGCCCGCCCTGGTACCAGCCGACGGCGGATTTCATCAAGCTGCTGGCCAAGGAAGTGGTGGTGCCGGACGCCTCGGACAAACGGATGTTTTTGTCGCTGCCGCTGTTTGCGGTGGCGGCGGTGGCGGCATCTTCGGTGATGCTGCCGGTGTGGGGGACACGCGCCGCTTTCGCCTTCCAGGGCGACCTGATAGCGGTTATATACCTGCTCACCATCCCCACGGTCACATTCTTTCTTGCGGGCTGGAGTTCCACCAGCCCGTACGCCGCAATCGGCTCAATGCGCGTGCTGACGCAGCTTTTCGCCTACGAGGTGCCGATGATGCTGGCGGTCATCGGCCCGGCGGTGCTGGCGGGGACTTTAAGCATCACGGAAATCGCGGCGTTCTATACGGACCATCCCGCGCTGATGCTGGTAAACATACCGGGGCTTTTAATCGCGCTTATCGCGCTGCAGGGCAAGCTGGAGCGCGTTCCCTTTGACATCCCCCACGGCGAGACCGAAATCGTGGGCGGCGCCTTCACCGAATACTCCGGCAGGCTGCTGGCTTTCATGCTGCTGGCGACGGATATGGAGATGGTGGTCGGCGCGGCGCTGGTGAGCGCGGTGTTTCTGGGCGGCGCGCTGGGGCTTGGCGGTTTCGGCGGCTTTGTTGTTTTCGCGCTGAAGGCGGGCCTGGTGGTGGTTTTCCTGGCCACGATGAAGGCGCTTATGGCGCGCATCCGCATAGAGCAGATGATAAAATTCTGCTGGCAGATACTGGCGCCCGCGGCGCTAATCCAGCTGCTGCTGGACATCATCGCAAAGGGGCTTTTATAA
- a CDS encoding nickel-dependent hydrogenase large subunit encodes MPKITVPLGPQHPALKEPGNFLLCLEGEEVAGATMRLGYNHRGIEKAAESRTFIQDIYLIERVCGICSHSHTTCFCMAVEEIAGVEVPRRGQAIRTLVGELERIHSHLLWLGVAGHEIGFDTLFMYTWRDRELSLDCLENISGNRVHYGINTIGGVRRDISAEQAKEILSRMDAIEERTKYYIKLATEEPTVLARAHKVGMLPKEEALKRCAVGPLARASGVAKDVRKDDPYLLYGELDFKLITHDSCDVFGRLFVRVFELLESIKMVRQLLKNLPEGPVSVKVPRKIPAGEAVCRYEAPRGEDIHFVKSDGAEKPSRVKVRAPTLANFASVPYMLEGGWLADVPLVIAAIDPCFSCTDRAIAVRKDGAAPLDWAELRRKSIESWKSRGVDFSKL; translated from the coding sequence ATGCCAAAAATAACGGTTCCCCTCGGCCCGCAGCACCCCGCGCTGAAAGAGCCGGGCAATTTCCTCCTCTGCCTTGAGGGCGAGGAGGTCGCCGGCGCGACTATGCGCCTGGGCTACAACCACCGCGGCATTGAAAAAGCCGCAGAAAGCCGCACCTTTATACAGGATATCTACCTTATAGAGCGGGTCTGCGGAATCTGCTCGCATTCGCACACCACCTGCTTTTGCATGGCGGTGGAGGAAATCGCCGGCGTTGAAGTCCCGCGCCGCGGCCAGGCCATACGCACCCTGGTGGGCGAGCTGGAGCGCATTCACAGCCATCTGCTCTGGCTGGGCGTGGCGGGCCACGAAATCGGCTTTGACACGTTGTTCATGTACACCTGGCGCGACAGGGAGCTTTCGCTTGACTGCCTGGAGAATATCAGCGGCAACCGCGTGCATTACGGCATCAACACCATAGGCGGCGTCCGGCGCGACATCAGCGCGGAGCAGGCGAAGGAAATCCTTTCCCGCATGGACGCCATTGAAGAGCGCACCAAATATTACATCAAGCTCGCCACAGAGGAGCCGACAGTGCTTGCCCGCGCGCACAAGGTGGGCATGCTGCCTAAAGAAGAGGCGCTAAAACGCTGCGCCGTCGGCCCGCTGGCGCGCGCAAGCGGCGTCGCCAAAGACGTCCGCAAGGACGACCCGTACCTGCTTTACGGCGAGCTGGATTTCAAACTCATCACCCACGATTCCTGCGACGTGTTCGGCAGGCTTTTCGTGCGCGTTTTCGAGCTGCTGGAATCCATCAAAATGGTCCGCCAGCTGCTTAAAAACCTGCCGGAGGGGCCGGTATCGGTGAAGGTGCCGCGCAAAATCCCGGCGGGCGAAGCCGTGTGCCGCTACGAGGCGCCGCGCGGCGAGGATATACATTTTGTCAAATCCGACGGCGCGGAAAAGCCCTCGCGCGTGAAGGTGCGCGCGCCAACGCTGGCCAATTTCGCTTCCGTGCCTTACATGCTGGAGGGCGGCTGGCTGGCGGACGTGCCGCTTGTAATCGCCGCGATAGACCCGTGCTTTTCCTGCACCGACCGGGCGATAGCCGTGCGCAAAGACGGCGCGGCGCCGCTGGACTGGGCCGAGCTTCGCCGCAAAAGCATAGAAAGCTGGAAATCGCGCGGCGTGGACTTTTCAAAACTCTGA
- a CDS encoding NADH-quinone oxidoreductase subunit C: MEQENALKAALEAKFGAVVSDVKAVRARRVWASTTAANMRDIISWLHGEGFTHLSTITGIDTGSGFEFLYHIAKGGLLLTLRVSVPAGDVSLPTITDIFPGAEDYERELVDMFGAKVAGLRPGNRYPLPDGWPENQYPLRKAWTPQQLYPQEENKCQK; encoded by the coding sequence ATGGAACAGGAAAACGCGCTCAAAGCCGCGCTGGAAGCGAAATTCGGGGCCGTGGTTTCCGATGTCAAAGCCGTCCGCGCGCGGCGGGTATGGGCTTCCACCACCGCCGCCAACATGAGGGATATTATCTCCTGGCTGCACGGCGAGGGGTTCACGCACCTTTCCACCATCACCGGCATAGACACGGGAAGCGGATTTGAATTTCTCTACCACATCGCCAAAGGCGGGCTTTTGCTGACGCTCCGCGTCTCCGTCCCCGCCGGGGACGTTTCGCTTCCCACGATAACAGATATTTTCCCCGGCGCGGAGGATTACGAGCGCGAGCTGGTTGACATGTTCGGCGCCAAAGTCGCCGGCCTGCGCCCCGGCAACCGCTACCCGCTGCCGGACGGCTGGCCGGAAAACCAGTATCCGCTTCGCAAGGCCTGGACGCCGCAACAGCTTTACCCGCAGGAGGAGAACAAATGCCAAAAATAA
- a CDS encoding NADH-quinone oxidoreductase subunit B family protein: protein MNKTITRVVTWARAKSPWIIHFNSGACNGCDIEVLDALTPRFDVERFGVMLKGTPRHADVLVVCGPVTRQIEARLKRIYSQMAEPKFVVAVGACACSGGVFDGCYNVCGGVNKVIPVSAYIPGCPARPEAIIDGVVKLLSTLDK from the coding sequence ATGAACAAAACAATAACCCGCGTGGTAACCTGGGCCAGGGCCAAGTCGCCTTGGATAATACACTTCAACTCCGGCGCGTGCAACGGCTGCGATATTGAGGTGCTGGACGCGCTGACCCCACGTTTTGACGTGGAGCGGTTCGGCGTGATGCTCAAGGGCACGCCGCGCCACGCCGACGTGCTGGTGGTCTGCGGCCCCGTCACCCGCCAGATTGAGGCCCGCCTCAAGCGGATATACTCCCAGATGGCGGAGCCTAAATTCGTCGTCGCGGTGGGCGCGTGCGCCTGCTCCGGCGGGGTGTTTGACGGCTGCTACAACGTTTGCGGCGGGGTGAACAAGGTCATACCCGTCTCCGCCTATATTCCCGGCTGCCCCGCCAGGCCGGAGGCTATCATAGACGGTGTCGTAAAATTGCTTTCCACATTGGACAAATAA
- a CDS encoding S9 family peptidase, producing the protein MKFLLIALSAAGAARAAVAEPPVAAISPYRLEKFGDVRIDNYYWLRDRENPAVRAYLEAENNYADAVLAPQAGLAGRLFEEMKSRVKETDSSVPYRLNGYYYYERYEKDRQYPILCRKKGNLDAPEEIIADVNELAKGHDYYLVAGPRPSPDGNIIAWGADDSGDRVYTIYFKDMRTGKMLEDAISNTGGDFAWANDNKTLFYGSLDKTLRGDRIMRHILGSAGDAEVYAEKDETFEVTVSKSLSDKYIFMHTANTLSSECLLLEADNPGGAFRVFAARRPGVEYSVYHGGGCFFVLTNDNAGNFRFCRAPEDKTSPENWKDAVAGREDTLIESAIVFDRYFALGEKRGGLSLLHVFDRASGRDAYAPFQEPAYTVALGDNAEYGSPLLRFEYESPVTPPSVYDYDMASGSRELKKREEVPGYNPDDYRTERVFAPASGGAQVPVTLLYRRDLKRDGTHPLFITGYGSYGDNYDPDFEAARLPLLDRGFVFAIAHIRGGSEMGRPWYDNGRQLGKKNTFNDFIAATEFLIKEKYCAPGHVYAEGGSAGGLLMGAIANMRPDLYNGIIARVPFVDVITTMLDPSIPLTTGEYDQWGNPGEKQYYDYIRTYSPYDNVRPQKYPALLVTAGWNDSQVGYWEPAKWVAKLRAANPGGLALLKTEMKAGHHAKTGRYEQLKKTAFYYSFIFKLEGVDR; encoded by the coding sequence ATGAAATTCCTGTTAATCGCGCTGTCCGCCGCGGGCGCGGCGCGGGCCGCCGTGGCTGAGCCGCCCGTGGCCGCAATCTCGCCTTACCGGCTGGAGAAATTCGGCGATGTCCGCATTGACAACTATTACTGGCTGCGCGACAGGGAAAACCCCGCCGTCCGCGCCTACCTTGAAGCCGAAAACAACTATGCCGACGCCGTGCTGGCCCCGCAGGCCGGCCTTGCCGGCAGGCTGTTTGAGGAGATGAAATCCCGCGTGAAGGAGACGGATTCCTCCGTCCCCTACCGGCTGAACGGCTATTATTACTACGAGCGTTACGAGAAAGACAGGCAGTATCCCATCCTCTGCCGCAAAAAAGGGAACCTTGACGCGCCGGAGGAAATAATCGCCGATGTCAACGAACTGGCGAAAGGGCATGATTATTACCTGGTGGCCGGGCCGCGCCCCAGCCCGGACGGCAATATAATCGCCTGGGGCGCCGACGACAGCGGCGACCGCGTCTACACCATATATTTCAAGGATATGCGCACCGGCAAAATGCTGGAGGACGCCATCAGCAACACCGGCGGGGATTTCGCCTGGGCCAATGACAATAAGACGCTGTTCTACGGCAGCCTGGACAAAACCCTCCGCGGCGACAGGATAATGCGACATATCCTCGGCTCCGCCGGGGACGCGGAAGTCTACGCGGAAAAAGACGAGACCTTTGAAGTTACGGTGTCAAAAAGCCTCAGCGATAAATACATTTTTATGCACACCGCCAACACCCTGAGCAGCGAATGCCTCTTGCTGGAGGCGGACAATCCCGGCGGCGCGTTCCGCGTGTTTGCGGCGCGCAGGCCTGGCGTGGAATACTCGGTTTATCACGGCGGCGGCTGTTTTTTCGTTCTCACAAACGACAATGCCGGCAATTTCCGCTTCTGCCGCGCGCCGGAGGATAAAACCTCCCCCGAAAACTGGAAAGACGCCGTCGCGGGCAGGGAAGATACGCTTATAGAGAGCGCCATTGTCTTTGACAGGTATTTCGCGCTGGGGGAAAAGCGAGGCGGCCTTTCGCTGCTGCATGTTTTTGACCGCGCCTCCGGGCGGGACGCCTACGCGCCTTTCCAGGAGCCAGCCTACACGGTGGCTTTGGGCGACAATGCGGAATACGGCTCGCCGCTGCTGCGCTTTGAATATGAATCGCCGGTTACGCCGCCGTCCGTGTACGATTACGATATGGCCTCCGGCTCGCGCGAGCTGAAAAAACGGGAGGAAGTCCCCGGCTATAACCCGGACGATTACCGGACGGAGCGCGTATTCGCCCCCGCCTCCGGCGGCGCGCAGGTGCCGGTTACGCTGCTTTACCGCCGGGATTTGAAACGGGACGGGACACATCCGCTGTTCATAACCGGCTACGGATCCTACGGCGACAATTATGACCCGGATTTTGAGGCCGCGCGCCTGCCGCTGCTGGACCGGGGGTTTGTGTTTGCCATCGCGCATATACGCGGCGGCAGCGAAATGGGCCGCCCGTGGTACGACAACGGACGGCAGCTTGGCAAGAAAAACACTTTCAACGACTTCATCGCCGCCACGGAGTTCCTCATAAAAGAAAAGTACTGCGCCCCCGGCCATGTCTATGCCGAGGGTGGCAGCGCCGGCGGCCTGCTTATGGGCGCAATCGCCAACATGAGGCCGGACCTATACAACGGCATAATCGCGCGCGTGCCCTTTGTGGATGTGATAACCACCATGCTGGACCCGTCCATCCCCCTTACCACCGGCGAGTACGACCAGTGGGGCAACCCCGGCGAGAAACAGTATTACGACTATATCCGAACCTATTCGCCGTACGACAATGTCAGGCCGCAGAAATATCCGGCGCTGCTGGTAACGGCGGGCTGGAACGATTCCCAGGTGGGCTACTGGGAGCCGGCCAAATGGGTGGCCAAGCTGCGCGCCGCCAATCCGGGCGGGCTGGCGCTGCTGAAAACCGAGATGAAAGCCGGCCATCACGCCAAGACCGGACGCTACGAGCAGCTGAAAAAAACCGCGTTTTACTACAGCTTCATATTCAAACTGGAGGGTGTTGACCGATGA
- a CDS encoding DUF333 domain-containing protein: MRTLIIIAALPALAAAMPNPASVNCQQRGGRLEIRKGDAGEYGVCIFGEDRQCEEWALFRGECPAGGVDISAARTDMDKHCLLSGGKLKDKTCVYPVWGGCAPLEGEYKDLDGSRVKFAPGDANSWNGKSFRCSVAVGKASCKTLKLEGDAPLYGRLDFTQSPGGIKFYAPDSDCSGKPLRALKLSKKAKNHPADGKSADKRFFSRQ, translated from the coding sequence ATGAGAACTCTCATTATCATAGCCGCGCTGCCGGCCCTGGCCGCGGCCATGCCGAACCCGGCTTCGGTAAACTGCCAACAACGCGGCGGCAGGCTGGAAATCAGGAAAGGCGATGCCGGGGAATACGGCGTCTGCATATTCGGCGAAGACCGCCAGTGCGAGGAATGGGCGCTGTTCCGGGGCGAATGCCCCGCCGGCGGGGTGGACATTTCCGCCGCCCGGACCGATATGGACAAACACTGCCTCCTAAGCGGCGGCAAACTGAAAGACAAAACCTGCGTTTATCCGGTCTGGGGCGGCTGCGCCCCGCTGGAGGGCGAGTATAAAGATTTGGACGGCTCCCGCGTGAAATTCGCTCCCGGGGACGCAAACTCCTGGAACGGCAAAAGCTTCCGCTGCTCGGTGGCGGTTGGCAAGGCGTCATGCAAAACGCTCAAGCTGGAAGGGGATGCGCCACTTTACGGCAGGCTGGATTTTACGCAATCCCCCGGCGGCATAAAGTTCTACGCGCCGGATTCGGACTGCTCCGGCAAGCCGCTGCGCGCGCTGAAACTCTCCAAAAAGGCGAAAAACCATCCGGCGGACGGCAAATCCGCGGACAAACGTTTTTTCAGCCGCCAGTAG
- the atpC gene encoding ATP synthase F1 subunit epsilon, which produces MSGRLKLVIVTPEKPVLDCAADFAALPARGGELGVLPGHASALVQLKEGILHYTSQTGDGAFGIMGGFAEIHKDEVMVFAEAADLAGEIDAEAERQAVQKARQLLDSPEKDMDIAAVEASLRRSLLRLKLIEHKRLRR; this is translated from the coding sequence ATGAGCGGCAGGCTGAAACTGGTCATAGTAACGCCGGAAAAGCCCGTGCTGGACTGTGCGGCGGATTTCGCCGCGCTGCCCGCCCGGGGCGGCGAGCTGGGCGTGCTGCCCGGCCATGCCAGCGCGCTGGTGCAGCTTAAAGAGGGAATTTTGCACTACACTTCCCAAACAGGGGACGGGGCTTTCGGCATAATGGGCGGCTTTGCCGAAATCCACAAGGACGAGGTGATGGTTTTCGCCGAGGCCGCCGACCTCGCCGGCGAGATAGACGCCGAGGCCGAGCGCCAGGCCGTGCAGAAAGCCAGGCAACTGCTGGATTCCCCCGAAAAAGACATGGACATCGCCGCCGTGGAGGCCTCGCTGCGCAGAAGCCTGCTGCGGCTGAAGCTGATTGAACACAAGCGCCTCCGCCGATAG
- the atpD gene encoding F0F1 ATP synthase subunit beta: MNTGKIAQIIGPAVDIEFLPGQLPAIYNSLEAEMPSGEKLVLETAQHLGDNVVRAIALGPTEGLRRGLAVSDTGAPLSVPVGKACLGRLLDVLGNPRDGLGPVNADKKLPIHRAPPPLASQTTSQEIFETGIKVVDLLAPYMKGGKVGLFGGAGVGKTVVIMELINNVARRHSGCSVFGGVGERSREGNDLWLDMKQAKLSDGSTVLSKTALVYGQMNEPPGARARVGLTALTQAEYFRDEEGRDVLLFIDNVFRYVLANAEVSALLGRMPSAVGYQPTLGTEVGWLQERITSTDKGSITSIQAIYVPADDLTDPGVATTFTHLDATTVLSRQISELGIYPAVDPLESTSRILDPNIVGAEHYETARAVQKILQRYKELQDIIAILGIDELSEEDKLAVSRARKVQRFLSQPFSVAEQFTGRAGKYVTLPETIRGFREIVEGRHDAVPEQAFFMAGGIDDVLEAAKAAGAAR; this comes from the coding sequence ATGAATACAGGCAAAATAGCGCAGATAATCGGGCCGGCGGTGGATATAGAGTTTCTGCCGGGGCAGCTGCCCGCGATTTACAATTCGCTGGAGGCGGAGATGCCCTCCGGCGAAAAACTGGTGCTGGAGACCGCGCAGCATCTGGGCGACAACGTGGTGCGCGCCATAGCGCTGGGCCCCACCGAGGGGCTGCGCCGCGGCCTTGCGGTATCCGACACCGGCGCGCCGCTTTCGGTGCCGGTGGGCAAGGCCTGCCTTGGCCGGCTGCTGGACGTGCTGGGCAACCCGCGCGACGGGCTGGGGCCGGTCAACGCGGATAAAAAACTGCCCATTCACCGCGCGCCGCCGCCGCTTGCCTCGCAGACAACCTCGCAGGAGATTTTTGAAACCGGCATAAAAGTGGTGGATCTGCTGGCCCCGTACATGAAAGGCGGCAAGGTCGGGCTGTTCGGCGGGGCGGGCGTGGGGAAAACCGTCGTCATAATGGAGCTGATAAACAACGTCGCGCGCCGGCACAGCGGCTGCTCGGTCTTCGGCGGGGTGGGCGAGCGTTCGCGCGAGGGCAACGATTTGTGGCTGGACATGAAGCAGGCCAAGCTCTCCGACGGAAGCACGGTGCTGTCCAAGACCGCGCTTGTCTACGGCCAGATGAACGAGCCGCCCGGCGCGCGCGCCCGCGTGGGTCTTACCGCGCTTACCCAGGCCGAATACTTCCGCGATGAGGAAGGCCGCGACGTGCTGCTTTTTATTGATAACGTGTTCCGCTACGTGCTGGCAAATGCGGAGGTTTCCGCGCTGCTGGGCAGAATGCCCTCCGCCGTAGGCTACCAGCCCACCCTTGGCACCGAAGTGGGCTGGCTGCAGGAGAGAATCACCTCAACCGACAAAGGCTCCATCACCTCCATTCAGGCCATTTACGTCCCGGCGGATGATTTGACCGACCCCGGGGTCGCCACCACCTTCACCCATCTGGACGCGACCACGGTGCTTTCCCGCCAGATATCGGAGCTGGGCATTTATCCGGCGGTGGACCCGCTGGAGTCCACCTCGCGCATACTGGACCCCAACATAGTCGGCGCCGAGCATTACGAGACGGCGCGCGCCGTGCAGAAAATTCTCCAGCGCTACAAGGAGCTCCAGGACATCATCGCCATACTGGGCATAGACGAACTGTCGGAAGAGGACAAGCTGGCAGTCTCCCGCGCGCGCAAGGTGCAGCGTTTTCTGTCGCAGCCGTTTTCCGTGGCCGAGCAGTTCACGGGCCGCGCCGGAAAATACGTGACGCTGCCCGAAACCATACGCGGCTTCCGCGAAATAGTGGAAGGCAGGCACGACGCGGTGCCGGAGCAGGCTTTCTTCATGGCCGGCGGGATAGACGATGTTCTTGAAGCCGCCAAAGCGGCGGGCGCGGCCAGATGA
- the atpG gene encoding ATP synthase F1 subunit gamma, with protein MESLRDIRRNIKSFRATRQIMRTMKMVASARMKKAQNGIISARPFAARMEEMLSEVSGHLAAAEGAMRGFCGEADLSRPAGLVVITSDKGLCGSFNVNAVRAALEWLGENRGRGAQLFLIGKKGRDYLRRLSMPGVSVAYENTGIFPKAGYVHAELLGRAALAAVSSGAVSELHVIYNEFVSLAAQRAVIKRLLPLDCAASRAKGFRDDFIFEPGRAAMLEALLPRHVKAQLYRCLLESQAAELAARMNAMDAADKNAGELIDDLALKLNRTRQAMITREISEIVGGAEALSN; from the coding sequence ATGGAATCTTTGCGCGACATAAGGCGCAATATAAAATCGTTCAGGGCTACGCGCCAGATAATGCGCACCATGAAAATGGTGGCCTCGGCGCGCATGAAAAAGGCGCAAAACGGCATAATTTCGGCCCGGCCTTTCGCCGCGAGGATGGAGGAAATGCTCTCCGAAGTGTCCGGCCATCTGGCCGCGGCGGAGGGGGCGATGCGCGGCTTCTGCGGCGAGGCGGACCTCTCGCGCCCGGCGGGGCTGGTGGTAATCACGTCGGACAAGGGGCTGTGCGGGTCTTTCAACGTCAACGCCGTCCGCGCCGCGCTTGAATGGCTGGGCGAAAACCGCGGGCGCGGGGCGCAGTTATTTTTAATCGGCAAAAAGGGGCGGGACTATCTGCGCCGGCTTTCCATGCCCGGCGTTTCCGTCGCATATGAAAACACCGGCATTTTCCCCAAGGCGGGTTATGTCCATGCCGAGCTGCTGGGGCGCGCGGCGCTGGCTGCCGTCTCGTCCGGCGCGGTGTCGGAATTGCATGTGATATACAACGAATTTGTCTCGCTTGCCGCGCAGCGCGCCGTGATAAAGCGGCTGCTGCCGCTGGATTGCGCGGCTAGCCGCGCCAAAGGCTTCCGCGACGATTTCATATTTGAGCCCGGCCGCGCCGCCATGCTGGAGGCGCTGCTGCCGCGCCATGTCAAGGCGCAGCTTTACCGCTGCCTGCTGGAATCTCAGGCGGCGGAGCTTGCCGCCCGCATGAACGCCATGGACGCCGCCGACAAGAACGCCGGCGAACTTATTGACGACCTGGCCCTCAAGCTCAACCGCACCCGGCAGGCGATGATAACGCGGGAAATTTCCGAGATAGTGGGCGGGGCGGAAGCCCTTAGTAACTAG
- the rfaD gene encoding ADP-glyceromanno-heptose 6-epimerase, which produces MRCLVTGGAGFVGSNLALELEAAGHSVAVLDNFSSGGFKNLEGFRGYVRAGDIRDYAAFAGFAGRFDAVFHEAAITDTTVMDQRLMMEVNVEGFRNALAFARERGAKRVVYASSAGVYGNGKCPMEETSVPAPENVYSFSKAVMDNVAREFAAANPKMTLAGLRYFNVYGPREGYKGKFASMIYQLYLQMKSGKRPRVFHPGEQSRDFIYIKDVAAANLAALKVKKSCVINAGTGRPETFNRVISCLNRALKTGLEPEYFKNPYSFYQNKTQAATALAKKTSGFAARWSLDEGIADYAKFLEGGR; this is translated from the coding sequence ATGAGATGTCTTGTTACCGGAGGGGCGGGGTTTGTGGGCAGCAACCTCGCGCTGGAGCTGGAGGCGGCGGGCCATTCGGTCGCCGTGCTGGATAATTTTTCGTCCGGCGGGTTCAAGAATCTGGAAGGCTTCAGGGGCTATGTCCGCGCGGGCGACATAAGGGATTATGCCGCGTTTGCCGGCTTCGCGGGCCGCTTCGACGCGGTGTTCCACGAGGCCGCGATAACCGACACCACCGTCATGGACCAGCGGCTTATGATGGAAGTAAACGTGGAAGGTTTCCGCAACGCGCTGGCTTTCGCCAGAGAGCGCGGGGCAAAGCGGGTGGTGTATGCCTCCTCCGCCGGGGTTTACGGCAACGGCAAATGCCCGATGGAGGAAACGTCGGTTCCCGCGCCGGAAAACGTCTACAGCTTTTCAAAAGCGGTGATGGACAATGTCGCGCGCGAGTTTGCCGCGGCGAATCCTAAAATGACGCTTGCCGGGCTGCGCTATTTCAACGTCTACGGCCCGCGCGAAGGCTATAAAGGCAAATTCGCCAGCATGATATACCAGCTTTACCTGCAAATGAAATCGGGCAAAAGGCCGCGCGTGTTCCACCCGGGCGAGCAGAGCCGCGATTTCATATATATAAAGGACGTCGCCGCCGCCAATCTGGCCGCGCTGAAGGTTAAAAAAAGCTGCGTCATAAATGCCGGAACCGGCAGGCCGGAAACTTTCAACCGCGTCATTTCCTGCCTCAACCGCGCGCTGAAAACCGGGCTGGAGCCGGAATATTTCAAAAACCCCTACAGCTTCTACCAGAACAAAACCCAGGCGGCGACCGCGCTGGCCAAAAAGACGTCCGGTTTCGCGGCGCGCTGGAGCCTGGACGAAGGCATCGCCGATTACGCCAAATTCCTGGAAGGCGGGCGCTGA